From Pseudomonas sp. stari2, a single genomic window includes:
- a CDS encoding MFS transporter, translating into MYLIFFGFFAAEGIIYPFWPTWLNSLGFSASQIGLLIAAVYWPQVVTGVLITYVADWRVDQLRLAAFLGFSAALCTLLFYFMPVHLWGFVCLSILFGGLWMVVLPLSESYLLKRDKQALQNYGWVRAVGSSAFILTSTLGGLLFAQYSQSWVPVVIAACMLLTALACLWLKRQVTLAHLHPPERATKRPDWKALFAQKGLLIAIAAASFIQLSHTLYFSTASIGWGVKGYSSTAIGVFWSVAVIAEITYFAFSNKVLSCCSPLSIVMFSSVCAAARWALFSDSDAVPVILLGQCLHALSFASYHSAIMRCIRDHAPPDIQVFTQGVYYSLAVALPMGLATPFAGYLYETQPQWSWYVMALFALMGTVLAFIAHQKMRSATDDTTNVYSRLL; encoded by the coding sequence ATGTATCTGATCTTTTTCGGGTTCTTTGCCGCGGAAGGGATCATCTATCCGTTCTGGCCGACCTGGCTGAATTCGCTGGGTTTCAGCGCCAGCCAGATTGGCCTGCTGATCGCGGCGGTCTATTGGCCCCAGGTGGTGACCGGAGTGTTGATCACCTACGTGGCCGACTGGCGCGTGGACCAACTGCGGCTCGCGGCTTTTCTCGGTTTCTCGGCAGCGTTGTGTACGTTGCTGTTCTATTTCATGCCGGTGCACCTGTGGGGATTCGTGTGCCTGAGCATTCTGTTCGGCGGGCTGTGGATGGTGGTGTTGCCGCTGTCCGAGTCCTATCTGCTCAAGCGTGACAAGCAAGCCCTGCAGAACTATGGCTGGGTCCGCGCGGTGGGCTCCTCGGCCTTTATCCTGACATCGACCCTCGGCGGCCTGTTGTTTGCGCAGTACAGCCAGTCCTGGGTGCCGGTGGTGATTGCCGCGTGCATGTTGCTCACCGCGCTGGCGTGCCTGTGGCTGAAGCGTCAGGTCACGCTGGCGCATCTGCACCCCCCCGAGCGTGCGACGAAGCGGCCCGACTGGAAGGCACTGTTCGCCCAAAAGGGCCTGCTGATCGCGATTGCCGCCGCCAGTTTCATTCAACTGAGTCACACCCTGTACTTTTCCACGGCGTCGATCGGCTGGGGCGTGAAGGGCTATTCTTCAACCGCCATCGGGGTGTTCTGGTCAGTGGCGGTGATCGCGGAAATCACCTATTTCGCGTTCTCCAACAAAGTCCTGTCGTGCTGTTCGCCGTTGTCTATCGTGATGTTTTCCAGCGTCTGTGCGGCGGCGCGCTGGGCGCTGTTTTCCGACAGCGATGCGGTGCCGGTGATCCTGTTGGGGCAATGCCTGCACGCCTTGAGTTTCGCGTCGTATCACTCGGCGATCATGCGCTGTATTCGCGACCATGCACCACCGGATATCCAGGTCTTTACCCAGGGGGTCTATTACTCGCTGGCAGTTGCCTTGCCCATGGGGTTGGCCACACCCTTTGCCGGGTATCTGTACGAGACGCAGCCACAATGGTCCTGGTATGTCATGGCGCTGTTTGCCCTGATGGGGACCGTGCTGGCATTCATTGCTCACCAGAAAATGCGAAGTGCAACCGATGACACAACGAACGTTTACAGCCGTCTGCTTTGA